In one window of Deinobacterium chartae DNA:
- the rpsB gene encoding 30S ribosomal protein S2 yields MSYIGMKQLLEAGVHFGHETKRWNPKFKRFIFAERNGIFIIDLQKTLKQIDRSFDYVKNIAERGGVILFVGTKKQAQEIVELEARRSGMPFVTQRWLGGMLTNFRTIRTRIDRLAELDEMIETGTINDRPKAERILLQSERERLERYVGGIRNMTRLPDAIFVVDPTKEVIAVQEANKLGIPVVALADTDSDPDVIDYIVPGNDDAIRSIQLITHRIGDIIVEARGGGEDVSSEVAPAAEAGEAEAVEGEAVTEA; encoded by the coding sequence ATGTCGTACATCGGAATGAAGCAACTGCTCGAGGCGGGCGTGCACTTCGGCCACGAGACCAAGCGTTGGAACCCCAAGTTCAAGCGCTTCATCTTTGCCGAGCGCAACGGTATTTTCATCATCGACCTGCAAAAGACCCTCAAGCAGATTGATCGCTCCTTCGATTACGTCAAGAACATCGCCGAGCGTGGCGGTGTGATCCTGTTCGTCGGCACCAAGAAGCAGGCGCAGGAAATCGTGGAACTCGAGGCGCGCCGCAGCGGCATGCCTTTTGTCACCCAGCGCTGGCTCGGCGGCATGCTCACCAACTTCCGCACCATCCGCACCCGCATCGACCGTCTGGCCGAGCTGGACGAGATGATCGAAACCGGCACCATCAACGATCGTCCCAAGGCCGAGCGCATCCTGCTGCAAAGCGAGCGCGAGCGCCTCGAGCGCTACGTGGGCGGCATCCGCAACATGACCCGCCTGCCCGACGCGATCTTCGTGGTGGACCCCACCAAGGAAGTCATCGCGGTGCAAGAAGCCAACAAGCTCGGTATCCCGGTGGTGGCCCTGGCCGACACCGACTCGGATCCGGACGTGATTGACTACATCGTCCCCGGCAACGACGACGCCATCCGCTCGATCCAGCTGATCACCCACCGCATCGGCGACATCATCGTCGAGGCGCGCGGCGGCGGCGAGGACGTCAGCAGCGAGGTTGCCCCGGCTGCCGAAGCGGGCGAGGCCGAGGCCGTCGAAGGCGAAGCCGTTACCGAAGCCTGA
- the tsf gene encoding translation elongation factor Ts, with the protein MLDSIKKLREMTGAGMMDVKKALNDAQGDEEKAVALLRERGIVKAAKKADREAKEGLVAFRVSEDGKRGALVEVNSETDFVARNSDFQALVASLAEAALKAGTEDLEAFRSVKLENGEDVDTAVKAAAGKIGENLVLSRVAFVETDGVVAGYVHSNGKIGSLVGLSGLSGDEAATVAKDIALHVAAERPRYLSREEVESDAIEKEREILTNKALNEGKPANIVEKIVAGQISKFYEETVLVEQKFVKDNAVTVGSLVKGGSIARFVRFEIGG; encoded by the coding sequence ATGCTCGATTCGATCAAGAAGCTGCGCGAGATGACCGGCGCTGGCATGATGGACGTCAAGAAGGCCCTGAACGACGCCCAGGGTGACGAGGAGAAAGCGGTCGCGCTGCTGCGCGAGCGCGGCATCGTGAAGGCCGCCAAGAAGGCGGACCGCGAGGCCAAGGAGGGTCTGGTGGCCTTCCGCGTGTCCGAGGACGGCAAGCGTGGCGCCCTGGTCGAGGTGAACAGCGAGACCGACTTCGTGGCCCGCAACTCGGACTTCCAGGCCCTGGTGGCCTCGCTGGCCGAAGCTGCCCTCAAAGCCGGCACCGAGGACCTCGAGGCGTTCCGCAGCGTCAAGCTGGAGAACGGCGAGGACGTGGACACCGCTGTGAAGGCCGCTGCCGGCAAGATCGGCGAGAACCTGGTGCTGAGCCGCGTTGCTTTCGTCGAGACCGACGGCGTGGTCGCCGGTTACGTGCACAGCAACGGCAAGATCGGCTCGCTGGTCGGCCTGAGCGGCCTCAGCGGTGACGAGGCGGCCACCGTCGCCAAGGACATTGCGCTGCACGTCGCGGCCGAGCGTCCCCGTTACCTCAGCCGTGAGGAAGTGGAGTCGGACGCCATCGAGAAAGAGCGCGAGATCCTGACCAACAAGGCCCTCAACGAGGGTAAGCCGGCCAACATCGTCGAGAAGATCGTGGCGGGCCAGATCTCCAAGTTCTACGAGGAGACCGTGCTGGTCGAGCAGAAGTTCGTCAAGGACAACGCGGTGACCGTGGGCAGCCTGGTCAAGGGCGGCTCGATCGCCCGCTTCGTCCGTTTCGAAATCGGCGGCTAA
- the pyrH gene encoding UMP kinase has translation MSYRRVLLKLSGEFLAGEGGFGILPEATQALAQQIKDAKDATNVELAVVVGAGNLWRGTRNGVGMDPATADYMGMLATVMNAMALQDALERLGTPTRVQSAIHMSEVAEPYIRRRAIRHLEKGRVVIFGGGTGNPFFTTDTTATLRALEIGAEVVLMAKNKVDGVYDADPRTNPNATRIDAISHMEIVSRGLEVMDATALTLCRDKGLPLVVFDIFTPGNLARLLAGEKVGTFISTGS, from the coding sequence ATGAGTTACCGACGCGTGCTGCTCAAGCTGTCCGGTGAGTTTCTGGCAGGAGAAGGTGGTTTCGGCATTCTGCCCGAGGCCACGCAGGCGCTGGCGCAGCAGATCAAGGACGCCAAGGATGCGACCAACGTGGAACTCGCGGTGGTCGTGGGCGCAGGCAACCTGTGGCGCGGCACCCGCAACGGCGTGGGCATGGACCCTGCCACGGCCGATTACATGGGCATGCTGGCTACGGTGATGAACGCCATGGCCCTGCAAGACGCCCTCGAGCGGCTGGGAACGCCTACCCGGGTGCAGAGTGCTATCCACATGAGCGAGGTGGCCGAGCCCTACATCCGCCGCCGCGCCATCCGGCACCTCGAGAAGGGGCGCGTGGTGATCTTCGGCGGCGGTACCGGCAACCCGTTTTTCACCACCGACACCACCGCCACGCTGCGCGCGCTCGAGATCGGCGCCGAGGTGGTGCTGATGGCCAAGAACAAGGTGGACGGCGTCTATGACGCGGACCCGCGCACCAACCCGAACGCCACGCGCATCGACGCGATCTCGCACATGGAGATCGTCTCGCGGGGCCTCGAGGTGATGGACGCCACCGCGCTCACGCTGTGCCGCGACAAGGGCCTGCCGCTGGTCGTGTTCGACATCTTCACGCCCGGTAACCTGGCGCGTCTGCTGGCCGGCGAGAAGGTCGGAACCTTCATCTCCACCGGGTCTTAA
- the frr gene encoding ribosome recycling factor: protein MKEIYQDARTRMSKAIDSFESNLAVLRTGRAHPGILKKITVEYYGSTVPLEQVASITTPDARTLLVTPWDRGALQPIEKAIRDSDLGLNPNNKGDAIFISVPALNEERRRELVKNAKSYAEEARVAIRNVRRDALAEVGKQSKTVGEDEVKRAEAEVQKITDEYIKKVDEILERKEQDILH from the coding sequence ATGAAAGAGATCTATCAAGACGCGCGTACGCGCATGAGCAAGGCCATTGACTCCTTCGAGAGCAACCTGGCGGTGCTGCGCACCGGCCGCGCCCACCCGGGCATCCTCAAGAAGATCACGGTCGAGTACTACGGCTCCACGGTACCGCTCGAGCAGGTGGCTTCGATCACCACGCCCGACGCTCGCACCCTGCTGGTAACCCCCTGGGACCGTGGTGCCCTGCAGCCCATCGAGAAGGCGATCCGTGACTCGGACCTGGGTCTGAACCCGAACAACAAGGGCGACGCCATCTTCATCTCGGTGCCGGCCCTCAACGAGGAGCGCCGCCGCGAACTGGTGAAAAACGCCAAATCCTACGCCGAAGAAGCCCGCGTGGCGATCCGCAACGTGCGCCGTGACGCGCTGGCCGAGGTGGGCAAGCAGTCCAAGACCGTGGGCGAGGACGAGGTCAAACGCGCCGAAGCCGAGGTTCAGAAGATCACCGACGAGTACATCAAGAAGGTGGACGAGATCCTCGAGCGCAAGGAACAGGACATCCTCCACTGA
- a CDS encoding CDP-archaeol synthase, whose protein sequence is METLRSRFVSAFIAFLLILVVLWVGLPLMLPVLLFAGWLGVREYVGMVRGADIDVRRKALLLFSVLIIVASYPNLPEVPWIGGSWREVVLTAALFYLLILEVVRPGERPLERIVYSGFGLLYVPWLLGYFLQLRATPNLEDGFGYLLLPLMAAFATDVGGFFFGKLFGRRKLAPEVSPAKTVEGAMGGLVFSFVMVFLVGRVLEGFLFNLNVYDALLYSLMVSSAAQLGDLAESIIKRSLGAKDSGQFLPGHGGILDRLDSLLFAVPISYFFVTIVAGR, encoded by the coding sequence GTGGAAACACTGCGTTCCCGGTTTGTTTCCGCGTTTATCGCCTTCTTGCTGATCCTGGTGGTGCTGTGGGTCGGCCTCCCGCTGATGCTGCCGGTCCTGCTGTTCGCCGGTTGGCTGGGGGTGCGCGAGTACGTCGGGATGGTGCGCGGGGCGGACATCGACGTGCGCCGCAAGGCGCTGCTGCTGTTCAGCGTGCTGATCATCGTCGCCTCGTATCCGAACCTGCCCGAGGTGCCCTGGATCGGCGGTTCATGGCGCGAGGTGGTCCTCACGGCCGCGCTGTTCTACCTTTTGATCCTCGAGGTGGTTCGTCCGGGCGAACGCCCGCTCGAGCGCATCGTGTACAGCGGCTTTGGACTGCTGTACGTGCCGTGGCTGCTGGGGTATTTCCTGCAGCTGCGCGCCACGCCCAACCTCGAAGACGGCTTCGGCTACCTGCTGCTGCCCCTGATGGCCGCTTTTGCCACCGACGTGGGCGGGTTTTTCTTCGGCAAGCTGTTCGGTCGCCGCAAGCTGGCCCCCGAGGTCTCTCCGGCCAAGACGGTAGAAGGTGCTATGGGCGGGCTGGTGTTCTCGTTCGTGATGGTCTTCCTGGTCGGGCGGGTCCTCGAGGGTTTCTTGTTCAACCTCAACGTCTACGACGCGCTGCTGTACAGCCTGATGGTCTCGTCGGCCGCGCAGCTCGGTGATCTGGCCGAGAGCATCATCAAACGCTCGCTGGGGGCCAAGGACTCGGGGCAGTTCCTGCCCGGGCACGGCGGTATTTTGGACCGCCTGGACTCGCTGCTGTTCGCGGTGCCGATCTCGTATTTTTTCGTGACCATCGTGGCGGGGCGCTGA
- the dxr gene encoding 1-deoxy-D-xylulose-5-phosphate reductoisomerase, with product MTSISILGSTGSIGTQSLEVARARGYAVTALAAGVNLDLLEAQVREFRPRLVSVAPPYLERARARLEGSGARVTDDPCEVARAGADVVVGAIPGLAGLAPTRAALEAGTPVALANKESMVVAGPLVWELAARTGARITPVDSEHSALFQCLVGEDPADVLELIVTASGGPFRLEPADLAQVTPAMALRHPTWTMGSKVTIDSSTLMNKGLEVLEAHFLYGLPLERVKVLVHPQSVIHALVRFQDGNLKAHLGPPDMRLPIQYGIDSAARGMRYPGDVQQARRAPGPHTDYPLARTLELFEPDFARFPCLELAYEAGRRGGLAPAVLNAADEVAVAAFLEERIRYTDIARLIERALEEAPDGKLSWEGIEQVDAWTRARVGEMI from the coding sequence TTGACATCGATCAGTATTCTCGGCTCCACCGGCTCTATCGGTACCCAGTCCCTCGAGGTCGCCCGCGCGCGCGGTTACGCGGTCACGGCACTGGCTGCCGGAGTGAACCTTGACCTGCTCGAGGCTCAGGTGCGCGAATTCCGGCCCCGGCTGGTCAGCGTCGCTCCGCCCTACCTCGAGCGGGCGCGGGCGCGCCTCGAGGGTTCGGGTGCCAGGGTCACCGATGACCCCTGCGAGGTCGCGCGCGCCGGAGCCGACGTGGTGGTGGGTGCGATTCCGGGGCTGGCCGGACTTGCCCCTACCCGCGCGGCCCTCGAGGCCGGAACCCCGGTGGCCCTGGCCAACAAGGAGAGCATGGTGGTGGCCGGACCGCTGGTGTGGGAACTCGCGGCGCGCACGGGCGCGCGCATCACCCCGGTGGACAGCGAGCACAGCGCCCTGTTTCAGTGCCTGGTCGGGGAGGACCCGGCAGACGTTCTCGAGCTGATCGTGACCGCCTCGGGCGGCCCGTTCCGCTTAGAGCCCGCAGATCTGGCGCAGGTGACGCCGGCCATGGCCCTGCGGCACCCCACCTGGACCATGGGTTCCAAGGTCACCATCGACTCCTCGACGCTGATGAACAAGGGCCTCGAGGTGCTCGAGGCGCACTTTCTCTACGGCCTGCCCCTGGAGCGCGTCAAGGTGCTGGTGCACCCGCAGAGCGTCATTCACGCGCTGGTGCGCTTTCAAGACGGTAACCTCAAGGCCCATCTGGGGCCGCCGGACATGCGGTTGCCGATTCAGTACGGCATCGACTCGGCCGCGCGCGGCATGCGCTACCCGGGCGATGTGCAGCAGGCGCGGCGCGCCCCGGGGCCGCACACCGACTACCCGCTGGCCCGCACCCTCGAGCTGTTCGAGCCGGACTTCGCACGTTTTCCCTGCCTGGAACTCGCTTACGAGGCCGGACGGCGCGGCGGGCTGGCTCCGGCGGTCCTCAACGCCGCCGACGAGGTGGCGGTCGCGGCTTTTCTCGAGGAACGCATCCGCTATACCGACATCGCGCGCCTGATCGAACGGGCCCTCGAGGAGGCCCCGGACGGTAAGCTGTCCTGGGAAGGCATCGAGCAGGTGGACGCCTGGACCCGGGCGCGCGTGGGAGAGATGATATGA
- a CDS encoding M50 family metallopeptidase, with translation MSILIWLLILMVAVVLHELGHYGIARLNRVAVKAFSVGMGPILARVRRGGTEWRLSLLPIGGYVEIDGMAPEIDERGGLRPPSHGFARLRTRGKVAILLAGPVMNVLLAIVLLAGVYSAQGIREVQVRPDRLALQSVVQGSPAERAGFRAGDLIIAVDGRDLPDQDVVDGRPRPGFAQAIDALKRGGEHTFRVIRDGREQDITFSFNARPGELFGISYSPSGQVITTTRPVANYGAGLLEASRFAITAVPQAVSGFGTAVVSILRNPFEPSDQVAGPVTQVRIAEQVARSGIWDVLYFAAIINLSLGILNLLPIPSLDGGRILFALIERVRGKPFRPEQEGMVNWLGFAFVILLMVFVIIGDVSRLGR, from the coding sequence ATGAGCATACTGATCTGGCTGCTGATCCTGATGGTCGCGGTGGTGCTGCACGAACTGGGGCACTACGGGATCGCGCGGCTGAACCGCGTGGCGGTCAAGGCCTTCTCGGTGGGAATGGGGCCGATTTTGGCCCGCGTGCGCCGGGGCGGAACCGAGTGGCGTCTGTCGCTGCTGCCGATCGGCGGCTACGTGGAGATCGACGGCATGGCGCCCGAGATCGACGAGCGCGGCGGCCTGCGCCCGCCCAGCCACGGCTTCGCCCGCCTGCGCACGCGCGGCAAGGTGGCGATTTTACTGGCCGGTCCGGTCATGAACGTCTTGCTGGCGATCGTGTTGCTGGCCGGAGTGTACAGCGCGCAGGGCATTCGCGAGGTGCAGGTCAGGCCCGACCGGCTGGCGTTGCAGTCGGTGGTGCAGGGCAGCCCGGCCGAGCGGGCCGGTTTCCGCGCAGGAGACCTGATCATCGCGGTGGACGGACGTGACCTGCCCGACCAGGACGTGGTAGACGGACGACCCCGCCCGGGTTTTGCGCAGGCCATCGACGCCCTCAAGCGCGGCGGTGAGCACACCTTCCGCGTCATCCGGGACGGTCGGGAGCAGGACATCACCTTCAGCTTCAACGCGCGTCCCGGTGAGCTGTTCGGGATCTCGTACTCCCCGAGCGGTCAGGTGATCACCACCACCCGTCCGGTCGCGAATTACGGGGCCGGGTTGCTCGAGGCGAGCCGCTTTGCCATCACCGCGGTCCCGCAGGCGGTGAGCGGTTTTGGCACGGCGGTGGTCAGCATTCTGCGCAATCCCTTCGAGCCCTCGGACCAAGTGGCCGGTCCGGTCACCCAGGTGCGTATCGCCGAGCAGGTGGCGCGCAGCGGCATCTGGGACGTGCTGTATTTTGCCGCGATCATCAACCTGTCGCTGGGAATCCTCAATCTGCTGCCGATTCCGTCGCTGGACGGCGGACGCATCCTGTTCGCGCTGATCGAGCGCGTTCGTGGCAAGCCGTTCCGGCCCGAGCAGGAGGGGATGGTCAACTGGCTGGGCTTCGCCTTCGTGATCCTGCTGATGGTCTTCGTGATCATCGGTGACGTCAGCCGCCTGGGGCGATAA
- a CDS encoding glycosyltransferase family 2 protein — MGASTLDAAVIIPAYNEQETVGRVVEAARVLNVPVVVVSDGSKDKTAEVARAAGAQVVDLSPNRGKGGAIAAGLEATDATFVLLLDADLVGLTREHLESLLLPVVRGELDMTIGVFRSGGLLTDFGNRATPHLSGQRACRREWLQAVPHLAEERWPEPAITEHLRRSGANWRYVPLLQVSQVMKEIKRGFWSGLKHRAKMYRDLVSYRARRREPSES, encoded by the coding sequence ATGGGTGCAAGCACTCTGGACGCGGCCGTGATCATTCCGGCCTACAACGAGCAGGAGACCGTGGGCCGGGTGGTCGAGGCCGCGCGGGTACTGAACGTTCCGGTCGTGGTGGTCAGCGACGGCTCGAAGGATAAGACCGCCGAGGTGGCCCGCGCGGCCGGAGCTCAGGTGGTGGACTTGAGCCCCAACCGGGGCAAGGGCGGGGCCATCGCGGCGGGCCTCGAGGCGACCGACGCCACCTTCGTGCTGCTGCTCGACGCCGACTTGGTGGGGCTCACCCGCGAACACCTCGAGAGCCTGCTGCTGCCGGTCGTGCGCGGCGAACTGGACATGACCATCGGCGTGTTCCGCTCGGGCGGCCTGCTCACCGACTTCGGCAACCGCGCGACTCCGCACCTCAGCGGGCAGCGCGCCTGCCGCCGCGAGTGGCTGCAGGCGGTGCCGCACCTTGCCGAGGAGCGCTGGCCCGAACCGGCCATCACCGAGCACCTGCGGCGCAGCGGGGCGAACTGGCGTTACGTGCCGCTGTTGCAGGTCTCGCAGGTGATGAAGGAGATCAAGCGCGGCTTCTGGTCCGGGCTCAAGCACCGCGCCAAGATGTACCGCGATCTGGTCAG